One genomic segment of Impatiens glandulifera chromosome 6, dImpGla2.1, whole genome shotgun sequence includes these proteins:
- the LOC124942734 gene encoding pentatricopeptide repeat-containing protein At1g79080, chloroplastic: protein MAVLLNSMVSPMTTSENSRNPYGGGGGYLFHYQNLCHLSFNKKKKKKSNLFKVWAYTQMSTVSPKDNDKDKDDKDASVFSLPNWRTTKNDPRTKDHKLNDAFLFLEYMVGKGHKADMFQATQLLYDLCKMNKLRKATRVMEMMVISGSTPDPASYTFLVDHLCKRGNVGHAMQLVEKMEEFGYPANTVTYNSLVKGLCMKGNLKQSFEFLEKLMQKGLIVPNAFTYSFLLEAAYKEKGVDEAMRLLDEIIIGKGGQPNLVSYNVILTGLCKEGRIHEAIMFFRSLPSKGFTPNVVSYNILLRSLGYQGRWDEANQLLAEMMAGGHEDSSPSAVTYNILIGALAFHGRTDDALHLLEEMFNGPFKPTASTFNPVVASLCKKGDVDAVVKCLDQMIYNRRCVPNDGTYNAISVLCREGKMKEAFIIIQSLSGKQNQNNNSLHDFYRNVVSSLCRKGNTYEGFQLLYEMVTKSGFTPDSFTYSSLIRGMCMEGMLEEAIEVLRIMQEEDEENGAEKPKRKPDIDNFNALVLGLCKSSRTDLALEIYEEMIEKGYMPNETTYTILVEGMAHEEEKGLASSVLRELYWKKVISRNTVERLVMQYHLQLQL from the coding sequence ATGGCGGTCCTGCTAAATTCGATGGTGTCTCCTATGACAACTTCAGAAAACTCGAGAAACCCttatggtggtggtggtgggtaCCTTTTCCATTATCAAAATCTTTGTCATCTCTCAttcaacaagaagaagaaaaagaagagtaaTTTGTTTAAGGTTTGGGCTTACACTCAAATGTCGACCGTATCTCCTAAAGATAACGATAAAGATAAAGATGATAAAGATGCTTCCGTATTTAGTCTGCCCAATTGGAGGACAACCAAGAACGACCCCAGAACCAAGGACCATAAATTGAATGATGCATTCCTTTTTCTTGAATACATGGTCGGGAAGGGACACAAGGCAGATATGTTTCAAGCCACTCAGCTCTTATACGATCTTTGCAAGATGAATAAACTCAGAAAGGCCACCAGAGTCATGGAGATGATGGTCATTTCGGGTTCTACCCCTGATCCTGCATCCTACACTTTCTTGGTGGATCACTTGTGCAAGAGGGGAAATGTCGGCCATGCCATGCAGCTGGTTGAGAAAATGGAGGAATTTGGATACCCAGCCAATACTGTTACCTATAACTCTCTTGTCAAGGGGCTGTGTATGAAAGGCAACTTGAAGCAGAGCTTTGAGTTCTTGGAGAAGCTGATGCAAAAGGGACTCATTGTCCCTAATGCTTTCACCTACTCTTTCCTTCTCGAGGCTGCTTACAAGGAAAAAGGAGTCGATGAAGCTATGAGGCTGTTGGACGAGATTATTATTGGCAAAGGCGGACAGCCCAATTTGGTAAGCTACAACGTCATACTCACTGGTTTGTGCAAGGAAGGCCGAATTCACGAGGCCATTATGTTTTTCAGGAGTTTGCCATCAAAAGGTTTTACTCCGAATGTTGTCAGCTATAACATCCTGTTAAGGAGCTTGGGTTACCAAGGTCGGTGGGACGAAGCAAACCAGCTTCTTGCAGAGATGATGGCGGGGGGTCACGAGGACAGCTCCCCGTCGGCAGTGACCTATAACATATTGATCGGAGCGCTGGCCTTTCACGGGCGAACTGACGACGCACTTCACTTATTGGAGGAGATGTTCAATGGCCCGTTTAAGCCCACGGCTTCAACATTCAACCCGGTTGTTGCCAGCCTCTGCAAAAAGGGCGATGTTGATGCCGTGGTCAAGTGCTTAGACCAGATGATATATAACAGGCGTTGCGTTCCTAATGATGGAACCTATAACGCCATCTCCGTCCTGTGTAGGGAAGGGAAAATGAAAGAGGCTTTCATAATAATACAGAGTTTGAGTGGTAAGCAAAACCAAAATAACAACTCTCTGCATGATTTTTACAGAAATGTTGTTTCTAGCCTGTGTAGAAAAGGGAATACTTATGAAGGGTTTCAACTTCTATACGAAATGGTGACAAAGTCTGGGTTTACGCCGGATTCATTTACGTATTCGTCCCTGATAAGAGGGATGTGCATGGAGGGTATGCTGGAAGAAGCAATTGAGGTGTTGCGCATAATGCAAGAAGAGGATGAGGAGAATGGTGCAGAAAAGCCAAAGCGAAAACCGGATATAGACAACTTCAATGCGCTTGTTCTTGGGCTATGCAAATCGAGCCGAACTGACTTGGCCCTGGAAATTTACGAGGAGATGATCGAGAAAGGGTACATGCCTAACGAGACAACTTACACGATATTGGTGGAAGGAATGGCTCATGAAGAGGAGAAGGGGCTGGCCTCCTCTGTTTTGAGAGAGCTGTACTGGAAGAAGGTTATCAGTAGGAACACAGTGGAGAGGCTTGTCATGCAGTACCATCTTCAGCTGCAGTTATAA